The Flavobacterium jumunjinense genome includes a region encoding these proteins:
- a CDS encoding Imm51 family immunity protein, with product MNSKNIILANIDQIVVENGIWENDKLSPIFLSALEINDKGEDKISYQLEFGSWEKLGKVNTLLHKNGIELDGYGWELFIRKFIRERNPTLEKNIKGDSESETCVLWGDNLENYISLLDNITLFINLEL from the coding sequence ATGAATAGTAAAAATATAATCCTTGCCAATATTGATCAAATAGTAGTAGAGAACGGAATTTGGGAAAACGATAAATTAAGCCCTATATTTTTAAGTGCTTTAGAAATAAACGATAAAGGAGAGGATAAAATTTCATACCAACTTGAGTTTGGTAGTTGGGAAAAACTTGGAAAAGTAAACACATTACTTCACAAGAATGGAATTGAATTAGATGGATATGGGTGGGAATTATTCATAAGAAAATTTATTAGAGAAAGAAACCCAACTTTAGAAAAAAATATTAAAGGCGATTCAGAGTCGGAAACTTGCGTTTTATGGGGCGATAATTTAGAAAATTATATAAGCTTACTGGATAATATAACTTTATTTATAAATTTAGAGCTATGA
- the cydB gene encoding cytochrome d ubiquinol oxidase subunit II codes for MEFFWYIVLIIMLATYIVLDGYDFGAGIVHLFFGKTEKDKKAITNAIGPFWDANEVWLIATGGLLFFAFPTLYASSFSGFYLPLIMILWLLIFRAIGLELRGQIHHPMWEVIWDKAFGIASLLLALFFGVALGNVVRGVNLGMVENGVSTVEAHYFFLPLWNPTFSPQANHLGIIDWFTLLLGIISVVALTIHGANWIIFKTKANINTKLKDVIFKLNFALLALVIVSLFVWHSIEPHPFHNFIKYPFLWVLPIIMLIGLLGLFKVKTFKKDGHGFLFSTLFLVGGLASTVASMFPNLLRSTNNVNPSLTLYNAAADDYGLSVGVYWFSIAIVLVIVYFVIQYKVFKGKMDDVGYGEH; via the coding sequence ATGGAATTTTTTTGGTATATCGTTTTAATTATTATGTTAGCCACTTATATTGTATTAGATGGTTACGATTTTGGAGCAGGAATTGTACACTTGTTTTTTGGTAAAACAGAAAAAGATAAAAAAGCAATAACGAATGCAATTGGTCCTTTTTGGGATGCTAACGAGGTATGGCTTATTGCTACAGGAGGATTATTGTTTTTCGCATTTCCTACTTTGTATGCATCTTCTTTTAGTGGATTCTATTTGCCATTAATCATGATTTTATGGTTGCTTATCTTTAGAGCAATAGGATTAGAACTAAGAGGGCAAATTCATCACCCAATGTGGGAAGTAATTTGGGACAAAGCCTTTGGGATAGCTAGTTTATTATTAGCCTTGTTTTTCGGAGTTGCTTTAGGAAATGTAGTGAGAGGAGTCAATTTAGGAATGGTTGAAAACGGAGTTTCAACGGTAGAAGCACATTATTTCTTTTTGCCTTTATGGAATCCTACGTTTAGTCCGCAAGCCAATCATTTAGGAATTATCGATTGGTTTACCTTACTATTAGGGATTATAAGTGTCGTGGCGCTAACTATACATGGAGCCAACTGGATTATTTTTAAAACAAAAGCCAACATTAATACCAAATTGAAAGATGTTATTTTTAAACTCAACTTTGCGCTTTTAGCATTAGTCATCGTATCTTTATTCGTTTGGCATAGTATAGAACCACATCCGTTTCATAATTTTATTAAATATCCATTCCTTTGGGTCTTACCAATAATTATGTTAATTGGACTATTGGGCTTATTCAAAGTAAAAACTTTTAAAAAAGATGGACACGGATTTTTATTTTCAACTTTGTTTCTAGTGGGTGGATTAGCCTCTACTGTTGCTTCGATGTTTCCTAACTTATTACGTTCTACGAATAATGTAAACCCATCATTGACACTTTATAATGCCGCAGCAGATGATTACGGACTTTCCGTTGGTGTATATTGGTTTAGTATTGCAATAGTATTAGTAATTGTCTATTTTGTAATTCAATATAAAGTCTTTAAAGGCAAAATGGACGATGTTGGTTATGGAGAACATTAG
- a CDS encoding cytochrome ubiquinol oxidase subunit I: protein MEEMLFYDRMQFAFTITFHYLFPQLTMGLSLMIVYFKWKFIKTQLEHYNDAAKFWMRIFALNFAMGVVTGIPMEFQFGTNWAKFSELTGGIIGQTLAMEGMFSFFLESSFLGLFLFGEKLLGQKMHFLTGFLVFLGSWASGFLIIATHSWMQNPVGYEILANGKFVLNNFSALFTNPWLWPSYLHNQAASLVTSSFVVAGIGAFYILNKKNVAFGKLFVKTGVVFGFIASLIVAMPTGDLLAKNVVKYQPVTFAAMEGIFHTEEGGSEIVLIGQPDVKNKKLDNKIAVPNILSFLTYGNWEQEVKGLEEYPEEVHPTNISGLYYAYHIMVGLGTIFIGLMAFAVFQLIRKKLYTTQWVLWALVFMIPFPYIANTTGWYTAELGRQPWLVYNLLRTSEGASPTVSSGNTLFTLLGFIGLYLLLGLLFLLLVGKIIRKGPQPQTH from the coding sequence ATGGAAGAAATGTTATTCTACGATAGAATGCAATTTGCATTTACTATCACGTTTCATTACTTATTTCCACAATTAACCATGGGATTATCTTTAATGATAGTCTATTTTAAGTGGAAATTTATCAAAACACAATTAGAACACTATAATGATGCGGCTAAATTCTGGATGCGCATTTTTGCACTCAATTTTGCAATGGGAGTCGTTACCGGGATTCCAATGGAATTCCAGTTCGGAACCAATTGGGCAAAATTCTCAGAATTAACAGGAGGTATTATTGGTCAAACTTTAGCCATGGAAGGCATGTTTTCCTTTTTCTTAGAATCGTCTTTTTTAGGTTTGTTCTTGTTTGGCGAAAAACTACTCGGGCAAAAAATGCACTTTCTCACAGGTTTTTTAGTTTTCTTAGGCTCTTGGGCAAGTGGTTTTCTAATTATTGCTACACATTCTTGGATGCAAAATCCTGTAGGCTATGAAATTTTAGCCAATGGAAAATTTGTACTAAACAATTTCAGTGCCTTGTTCACTAATCCTTGGCTTTGGCCTTCCTATCTACATAATCAAGCCGCTTCCTTAGTGACTAGCTCCTTTGTAGTAGCAGGAATTGGAGCGTTCTATATTTTAAATAAAAAGAATGTAGCGTTTGGAAAACTATTTGTTAAAACGGGAGTTGTTTTCGGATTCATAGCTTCGTTAATAGTAGCAATGCCAACGGGAGACTTATTAGCTAAAAACGTAGTTAAATATCAACCAGTTACTTTTGCGGCAATGGAAGGGATTTTTCATACCGAAGAGGGAGGGTCAGAAATCGTTTTAATCGGGCAACCCGATGTTAAAAATAAAAAACTCGACAATAAAATTGCGGTGCCTAATATTCTAAGTTTCCTAACCTATGGTAATTGGGAACAAGAAGTGAAAGGTTTAGAAGAGTATCCAGAAGAAGTACATCCAACAAATATTTCAGGGTTGTATTATGCCTATCATATTATGGTCGGATTAGGAACTATATTTATCGGATTAATGGCATTTGCAGTATTTCAATTAATTCGTAAAAAACTCTACACTACACAATGGGTTTTGTGGGCTTTAGTCTTTATGATACCTTTTCCATATATTGCCAATACGACAGGTTGGTATACTGCGGAGTTAGGAAGACAACCTTGGCTGGTGTATAATTTGTTACGCACATCAGAAGGAGCATCACCTACAGTTTCTTCTGGGAATACATTATTTACGCTACTTGGTTTTATTGGCTTATATCTTTTGTTAGGACTATTATTCCTGTTATTAGTAGGTAAAATTATTCGTAAAGGACCACAACCACAAACGCATTAA
- a CDS encoding DUF6132 family protein, translated as MTKKGYIITGIGIIVGLIAGYLYYYFVGCLSGTCAITSKPINSTLYGGLMGGLLFNIFVKKTK; from the coding sequence ATGACAAAAAAAGGATACATCATCACAGGAATTGGAATAATAGTAGGACTAATTGCAGGATATTTATACTATTATTTTGTAGGTTGCCTTTCTGGAACATGCGCTATTACTTCAAAACCGATAAATAGTACTTTGTATGGAGGATTAATGGGTGGTTTACTATTTAATATTTTTGTAAAAAAAACTAAATAA
- a CDS encoding c-type heme family protein yields the protein MNKYSIGLFALLFFISCQKKNVPYEEITSLSEAYSPQEAKDLMETHCYLCHSPSTKENEGRIAPPMIAVKSRYLMDYNSKKDFVKAISNFVENPTNEIAKMHGAVKKFGVMPKQAFPENTVAKIADFMFDYQIEEPTWFKEHWQGHGNDDWTQTGKKVIVVEKQKSYDEIGLEYALATKKILGQNLMGAIQKKGTLEALVFCNIQAMPLTDSMSVKYNAIIKRVSDKNRNPNNKANTEELVYIEQFKKDLAAKIEPKPVVIDKGEKIQFYYPIPTNTMCLECHGKSENIKAEIRVKTLKLYPKDLAIGYGENEVRGIWSITFDNKK from the coding sequence ATGAATAAATATAGTATAGGTCTGTTTGCTTTATTGTTCTTTATAAGCTGTCAAAAAAAGAATGTTCCATATGAAGAAATAACTTCATTAAGCGAAGCATATAGTCCTCAGGAAGCAAAAGATTTAATGGAAACGCATTGTTATCTATGCCATAGTCCAAGTACCAAAGAAAATGAAGGTAGAATTGCTCCACCAATGATTGCTGTAAAGTCTAGATATTTGATGGATTATAATTCGAAAAAAGATTTTGTAAAAGCCATTTCAAATTTTGTAGAAAACCCAACAAATGAAATTGCTAAAATGCATGGTGCTGTTAAAAAATTTGGGGTAATGCCTAAACAAGCTTTTCCTGAAAATACAGTGGCTAAAATTGCTGATTTTATGTTTGATTACCAAATCGAAGAGCCTACTTGGTTCAAAGAACATTGGCAAGGACACGGAAACGATGATTGGACACAAACAGGGAAAAAAGTCATTGTAGTTGAAAAACAAAAATCTTATGATGAAATAGGATTAGAGTATGCACTTGCAACAAAAAAAATATTAGGTCAAAACTTAATGGGAGCCATTCAAAAGAAGGGAACATTAGAAGCTTTAGTCTTTTGTAATATTCAAGCAATGCCTTTAACAGATAGTATGTCGGTTAAATATAATGCAATTATAAAACGAGTGTCAGACAAAAATAGAAACCCAAACAACAAAGCAAATACAGAAGAATTGGTTTATATAGAACAATTTAAAAAAGACTTAGCAGCTAAAATAGAACCAAAACCCGTTGTAATTGATAAAGGAGAGAAAATACAATTTTATTATCCTATTCCAACCAATACAATGTGTTTGGAATGCCACGGAAAATCAGAAAACATTAAAGCAGAAATTAGAGTTAAAACCTTAAAATTATATCCAAAAGATTTAGCAATTGGTTACGGAGAAAATGAAGTAAGAGGAATCTGGAGCATAACTTTTGATAATAAAAAATAA
- a CDS encoding cell division protein ZipA C-terminal FtsZ-binding domain-containing protein: protein MTIYIILGLLALSVTAYFIFRQKPKSALDNYFISTQSQSNDRVKNLNLENPSEDASYILDTNKLSFPDIVREIEDIEYKADPEREWVINLISTDGALFKKEDFNKMFDYDWRSKYSSTIYGFSKDENGWAYANAGESPYVFSKLQIAVDIKDVFNEENPKYETQKLKRYIDELEKRIKKYPTKLRIEQTETIESAISKAKKLVQLNQEFNLDAIIVLQADKQFKGLEMWDALQSVGLKWGDGDLFHWRNDKDYGHDQHFSVWTTTEPGYFFPEEIKDGNMNPQNLVFGFSIPRSADPKNIFDIMLNSVKYCQNRLGGQILDQNMKPFNEEKEKQELLEFLKRMEQKGLQAGSDKALIMF, encoded by the coding sequence ATGACGATATACATTATTTTAGGATTGTTGGCATTATCCGTTACTGCCTACTTTATTTTCAGACAGAAGCCAAAATCAGCGTTGGATAATTATTTTATTTCGACACAATCACAAAGTAATGACAGAGTTAAGAATTTAAACCTCGAAAATCCCTCAGAAGATGCCTCTTATATTTTGGATACTAATAAACTTTCATTTCCTGACATAGTTAGGGAAATAGAGGATATAGAATACAAGGCAGACCCTGAAAGAGAGTGGGTAATCAATTTAATTTCAACAGATGGTGCTTTGTTTAAGAAAGAAGATTTCAATAAGATGTTTGACTATGATTGGAGAAGTAAATACTCATCAACTATTTATGGTTTTTCAAAAGATGAAAATGGATGGGCTTATGCAAATGCAGGTGAAAGTCCCTATGTTTTCAGTAAACTTCAAATTGCAGTAGACATCAAAGATGTATTTAATGAAGAAAACCCCAAATATGAAACACAAAAACTAAAACGTTATATTGATGAATTAGAAAAGAGAATTAAAAAGTATCCAACTAAATTAAGAATTGAGCAAACTGAAACAATTGAATCAGCTATTTCTAAAGCAAAAAAACTTGTACAATTAAATCAGGAATTCAATCTTGACGCTATTATAGTTTTGCAAGCTGACAAACAATTCAAAGGATTAGAAATGTGGGATGCCTTACAAAGTGTAGGCTTGAAATGGGGAGATGGAGATTTGTTTCATTGGAGAAACGACAAAGATTATGGACATGACCAACATTTCAGTGTTTGGACAACGACTGAGCCAGGTTATTTTTTCCCCGAAGAAATAAAGGATGGGAATATGAACCCACAAAACTTAGTTTTTGGATTTTCAATACCAAGGAGTGCAGACCCTAAAAATATTTTTGATATTATGTTGAACTCTGTTAAATATTGCCAAAATCGATTGGGTGGACAAATCCTTGATCAAAATATGAAGCCATTTAATGAAGAAAAGGAAAAACAAGAATTATTAGAGTTTCTCAAACGAATGGAACAGAAAGGTCTACAAGCAGGTTCTGATAAAGCACTTATAATGTTTTAA
- a CDS encoding DUF7000 family protein — protein sequence MKNLNKYVSAYQDQLKKGDILIAYNELVKFVMKLRTEFIKTLSDQYSFAGVLHGYMDYTYFYYSNDFLKTKKLKFGLVLNHLEMRFDVWLLGNTKPIQEKYWKLSKNTKWNKDKDEMPEYAILETTLVENPDFNDLDKLAERIEVQMIKSSDEILNYIRTLN from the coding sequence ATGAAAAATTTGAATAAATATGTTTCTGCTTATCAAGACCAACTTAAAAAAGGAGATATATTAATTGCCTACAATGAACTTGTGAAATTCGTTATGAAATTAAGAACGGAATTTATCAAAACACTATCTGACCAATACTCATTTGCAGGAGTTCTTCACGGATATATGGACTATACGTATTTCTATTATTCCAATGATTTTTTGAAAACTAAAAAACTAAAATTTGGACTTGTATTGAATCATTTGGAAATGAGATTTGATGTTTGGTTGCTTGGAAACACAAAACCGATTCAAGAAAAATATTGGAAGTTATCCAAAAACACAAAGTGGAATAAGGACAAAGATGAAATGCCTGAATATGCAATTCTTGAAACGACTTTGGTTGAAAATCCCGACTTTAACGATTTGGACAAATTAGCCGAAAGAATAGAAGTTCAAATGATTAAGTCCTCGGATGAAATATTGAATTATATAAGAACACTAAATTGA
- a CDS encoding VOC family protein: protein MKYGYTILYVYSVTETIEFYEKAFGFSRKFITPQNDYGELISGETTIAFASIELGKSNFKNGFIPTNRTEKPFGVELVFVTENIELDFKKAVEMGATEFEPLTEKPWGQKVGYVRDNNGFLIEICTPIKTDK from the coding sequence ATGAAATACGGATATACAATACTCTACGTTTACAGCGTAACCGAGACAATCGAATTCTATGAAAAAGCGTTTGGATTTAGCCGAAAGTTCATTACACCTCAAAATGATTACGGAGAATTGATTTCAGGAGAAACAACAATTGCCTTCGCTTCAATTGAATTAGGAAAATCTAACTTCAAAAACGGGTTTATTCCAACTAACAGAACTGAAAAACCATTTGGGGTGGAATTGGTATTTGTGACTGAAAATATTGAATTGGATTTTAAAAAAGCTGTTGAAATGGGTGCGACCGAATTTGAACCTTTGACAGAAAAGCCTTGGGGACAGAAAGTAGGATATGTGAGAGACAATAATGGATTTCTAATTGAAATTTGTACTCCAATTAAAACGGACAAATGA
- a CDS encoding DUF6090 family protein: MKKLRRKHFYKYLIEIIIIVIGILIAFYLSNWGKEVEKRKTEKEIISQIYFELNDNLIDLKNDIEIHKNSFKSQLKIQKFLDNEINSDSLMMDFYWTTKDEYIFPNTSAFENLKSNDMSTIKNDSLRNLITLVYNNYLPRISKGNNIHPDISEYVSPFFIKNFRVNRNPNIKYDLYLGDSLKISYPRNFGNGIKQIIGYIPLNPEKLREDEEFRFLISEILWFRIYKINYYQISITNIENIMKIIENEYPKTIANNVYKK, from the coding sequence ATGAAAAAACTACGAAGAAAACATTTTTATAAATATTTGATTGAAATTATCATAATTGTTATTGGTATTTTGATTGCATTTTATTTGAGTAATTGGGGAAAAGAGGTTGAAAAAAGAAAAACTGAAAAAGAAATCATTTCTCAAATATATTTTGAGTTAAACGACAATTTAATCGATTTGAAAAATGACATTGAGATTCATAAAAATTCATTTAAAAGTCAATTAAAGATTCAAAAGTTTTTAGATAATGAAATCAATAGTGATTCTTTAATGATGGATTTTTATTGGACCACCAAAGATGAATATATTTTTCCAAACACATCTGCTTTTGAGAATTTAAAAAGCAATGATATGAGTACAATCAAAAATGACTCGCTGCGAAATTTAATTACTTTAGTTTATAACAATTATCTACCAAGAATATCTAAAGGAAATAATATACATCCTGATATATCCGAATATGTAAGTCCTTTTTTTATAAAGAATTTCAGAGTGAATAGAAATCCGAACATTAAATATGATTTATATTTAGGGGATTCTTTGAAAATCAGTTATCCACGAAATTTTGGAAACGGAATAAAACAAATAATAGGATATATTCCTCTTAATCCAGAAAAATTGAGGGAAGATGAAGAATTTAGATTTCTAATATCGGAAATTTTATGGTTCAGAATTTATAAGATAAATTATTATCAAATTTCAATAACGAATATTGAAAATATTATGAAAATAATTGAGAATGAATACCCAAAAACTATTGCCAACAACGTATATAAAAAATAG
- a CDS encoding IS1182 family transposase, producing the protein MKFITGTNRNQLPLFALSIDEAIEQDNQIRFIDLFVDSLSLAEFGFKVDFIENGRPAYHPSDLLKLFIYGYLNRIRSSRTLEKECTRNIELMWLLKRLVPDHNTIANFRKNNPKAIARVFRATVKMAAHFELIGGSLVAGDSTKLRAQNSKKNNFNPAKIERHIAYIDARLEEYNSALAKEDGDAIEKDLIVKKIKKHTIQKQKYIEYQNTINTTGVTQISTSDPDSRQIMTRNNISEVAYNVQTVVDALHNIPIDFKVTNENDSKAMGGMLRRTKTILGHNNFMAIYDKGYHTGSEFDYANRLGVDVLVAIPGVASHAPNIAFDVEHFKYNKEDDTYTCPANEILSTNGNWYSKKNGKSITQMKHYKTNACLTCTLFHKCTKNKKGRLHERSQHADLIYQNKVRIENNYEVYRRRQAVVEHPYGVIKRQWDFYYIMTKKTIKHASADVGLIFTAYNLRRIFNLIDTNMLKQYLKVLYLLFSTIKSFFKALLANFNFCNDEILHPKKFFCVA; encoded by the coding sequence ATGAAATTCATCACTGGAACCAACAGAAATCAACTTCCACTTTTTGCATTATCGATAGATGAAGCTATTGAACAAGACAATCAAATCAGGTTTATCGATCTTTTTGTAGATAGCCTTTCTCTTGCTGAATTTGGATTTAAAGTTGATTTCATCGAAAATGGAAGGCCTGCTTATCACCCTTCTGATTTATTAAAACTATTCATTTACGGCTACCTAAATCGCATACGTTCTTCTAGAACTTTAGAGAAAGAATGCACTCGCAATATTGAATTGATGTGGCTCTTAAAAAGGCTTGTTCCAGACCACAATACTATAGCTAACTTTAGAAAAAACAACCCAAAAGCTATTGCTCGCGTATTTCGTGCCACCGTAAAAATGGCAGCTCATTTTGAGCTAATAGGAGGAAGCCTTGTGGCTGGTGATAGCACAAAACTAAGAGCTCAAAATTCCAAGAAAAACAACTTTAATCCTGCGAAAATTGAACGTCATATTGCCTACATTGATGCACGACTAGAAGAATACAATTCTGCTCTAGCCAAAGAAGATGGAGATGCTATTGAGAAAGACCTGATAGTAAAGAAAATAAAAAAACACACTATTCAAAAACAAAAGTATATTGAATATCAAAACACAATCAATACTACAGGAGTAACCCAAATCTCTACTTCTGATCCTGATAGTCGACAAATAATGACTCGTAACAACATCTCTGAAGTAGCCTATAACGTGCAAACCGTAGTAGATGCATTGCATAATATTCCAATCGATTTTAAGGTAACTAATGAAAACGACTCTAAAGCTATGGGAGGCATGCTACGACGAACTAAAACCATTTTAGGACACAACAACTTCATGGCCATTTATGATAAAGGATATCACACAGGTAGTGAGTTTGATTATGCTAATAGACTGGGTGTTGATGTACTAGTTGCCATTCCAGGAGTAGCCTCTCATGCTCCAAATATTGCTTTTGATGTCGAACATTTTAAATACAATAAAGAAGATGATACCTATACTTGTCCTGCCAATGAAATCTTAAGTACAAACGGAAATTGGTACAGCAAAAAAAATGGCAAATCAATCACTCAAATGAAGCATTATAAGACCAATGCTTGCTTGACTTGTACACTTTTCCATAAATGCACCAAAAATAAAAAAGGAAGACTCCATGAACGTTCCCAACATGCCGACTTAATATACCAAAACAAAGTACGAATAGAAAATAACTATGAAGTATATCGAAGAAGACAAGCCGTCGTAGAACATCCTTATGGAGTTATAAAGCGACAATGGGATTTTTATTATATTATGACTAAGAAAACCATTAAACACGCATCAGCTGATGTAGGTCTCATTTTTACAGCCTATAATTTGCGAAGAATATTCAACTTGATTGACACAAATATGTTAAAACAGTATCTAAAAGTACTGTACTTACTTTTTTCAACTATAAAAAGCTTTTTTAAGGCTTTATTAGCTAATTTTAATTTTTGTAATGACGAAATATTACATCCAAAAAAGTTTTTTTGTGTAGCTTAA
- a CDS encoding IS1182 family transposase → MQGRKELTPKMLYQVYLTDLIPEHNFYRLLDQSIDFQFLYKSTKKYYGQEGQESIDPVVFFKICLVGYLNNINSDRKLIEYCSNCLDVRLFIRYDIDEVLPWHSTISRTRQLYGEEVFMELFKKVLSLCVTKGMVRGKRQAVDSAFIKANASMDSLIEKEVLDDAEYYAEELNENSEYKVSQTRKDLVEEHHNWKKEAYKNMPKGSQKGDKTDENGNLIRPKYVSNHTHYSPTDPDARVSVKPGKARQLNYFGQLAVDDAYHVITGACSDFADKRDSQCLEQIVELTKENLQENEIALGEILADGGYSSGEALKYLDDKNIEAWMPNFGQYKPEREGFVYDKENDKYTCSQGIDLPYRKTSSSRKGDEFKVYRSSRKECKNCPLKVTCLGKSHEKTLRDTIYKPLYDKMHQKLTQNAKYAKRMVKVRSKTVEPVLGTLINFLNMKKINSRGIKQANKHVLMASMTYNLKKYMKFVVKKPKVVVQVLSVKQGKIHSFLKTQFYELKITFLSLSIFVKLYLSQKINLV, encoded by the coding sequence ATGCAAGGAAGAAAAGAACTTACACCAAAAATGCTCTATCAAGTATATTTAACGGACTTGATTCCGGAGCATAATTTCTACAGATTATTAGATCAATCCATAGACTTTCAGTTTCTATATAAATCCACTAAGAAGTATTATGGACAAGAAGGACAAGAGAGTATTGATCCAGTTGTCTTCTTTAAAATATGCTTAGTTGGTTATTTAAACAATATTAATTCCGATAGAAAACTCATAGAATATTGTTCCAACTGTTTAGATGTACGCTTGTTTATTCGTTATGATATTGATGAAGTTTTGCCTTGGCATAGTACTATAAGTAGAACCAGACAATTGTATGGAGAAGAGGTATTCATGGAGTTGTTCAAAAAAGTATTGTCCCTGTGTGTAACCAAAGGCATGGTTAGAGGTAAGCGACAAGCAGTTGATAGCGCTTTTATTAAAGCAAATGCATCTATGGATAGTCTAATTGAAAAAGAAGTTTTAGATGATGCGGAATATTATGCAGAAGAGCTTAATGAGAATAGTGAATATAAAGTAAGCCAAACCCGCAAGGATCTAGTAGAAGAACACCACAACTGGAAAAAAGAAGCTTACAAAAACATGCCAAAAGGTAGTCAGAAAGGAGATAAAACAGACGAAAACGGCAATTTAATTAGACCTAAATATGTATCGAATCACACGCATTACTCACCAACAGATCCAGATGCTAGAGTGAGTGTAAAACCAGGTAAAGCCAGACAATTAAACTATTTTGGTCAACTCGCAGTAGATGATGCTTATCATGTCATTACAGGAGCATGTTCTGATTTTGCAGATAAACGCGATAGCCAGTGTTTGGAACAAATTGTGGAACTTACTAAAGAAAATTTACAAGAAAATGAGATAGCACTAGGAGAAATTTTAGCTGATGGTGGTTACAGTAGTGGAGAAGCTTTAAAATACTTAGATGATAAGAATATCGAGGCATGGATGCCTAATTTTGGACAATACAAACCAGAACGAGAAGGTTTTGTTTATGATAAAGAAAATGACAAATATACTTGCAGTCAAGGTATCGATTTACCTTATCGTAAAACCTCAAGCTCTAGAAAAGGAGACGAATTTAAAGTCTATCGAAGCAGTAGAAAAGAGTGTAAAAACTGTCCATTAAAAGTAACCTGTTTAGGTAAGTCACATGAGAAAACTTTGCGAGACACCATTTACAAACCTTTGTATGACAAGATGCATCAAAAACTTACTCAAAATGCTAAATATGCCAAACGAATGGTAAAAGTGAGGAGTAAAACGGTAGAACCTGTATTAGGCACGTTGATTAACTTTCTGAATATGAAGAAAATTAACTCACGGGGTATAAAACAAGCGAACAAGCATGTACTTATGGCATCGATGACCTATAATTTAAAGAAATACATGAAGTTTGTGGTTAAAAAGCCAAAAGTGGTTGTTCAAGTTTTATCAGTAAAACAAGGGAAAATACACTCTTTTCTAAAAACACAATTTTATGAGTTAAAAATAACTTTTTTAAGCCTATCAATTTTTGTAAAATTGTACTTAAGTCAAAAAATAAACCTCGTTTAA